One genomic region from Jilunia laotingensis encodes:
- a CDS encoding DMT family protein: MKGVFAISLLIVSNIFMTFAWYGHLKLQETKMISNWPLYLVVLFSWLIALAEYSCQVPANRLGFSGNGGPFSLMQLKVIQEVITLIIFTVFSTLLFKGESLHWNHFAAFLCLVAAVYFVFMKP; encoded by the coding sequence ATGAAAGGTGTTTTTGCTATTTCGTTGTTGATTGTGTCGAATATATTCATGACATTTGCTTGGTACGGTCACTTGAAACTCCAGGAGACTAAGATGATTAGTAATTGGCCGCTCTACTTAGTGGTTTTGTTTTCATGGCTGATCGCTTTGGCCGAGTATTCTTGCCAGGTTCCTGCCAATCGGTTGGGCTTCAGCGGGAACGGTGGCCCGTTTTCACTGATGCAGCTCAAGGTGATTCAGGAAGTGATTACCTTGATCATATTCACGGTATTCTCAACTCTGCTGTTCAAAGGCGAATCTTTGCATTGGAATCATTTCGCAGCTTTTCTTTGCCTGGTTGCAGCGGTCTATTTTGTATTTATGAAACCGTAG